In a genomic window of Kitasatospora sp. NBC_00240:
- a CDS encoding sigma-70 family RNA polymerase sigma factor, with amino-acid sequence MTVHDPAGDADPLAKQADARPVGDDHRAGEHAETVKAFSAFYRAKIKLLTGYLITLGAPPALAAEFAQDCMLELLKRWTTVPYPRAYVYKIAGQMWARRFARVSLEEPVEELPEPTSLVPRPDALAEFETRHDVVRALRELPPRQRQVLALTLQEFTPTEIAEQLDLDPATVRAHLWRARRAVSARVEGSGGKP; translated from the coding sequence GTGACTGTCCACGATCCGGCGGGGGACGCTGACCCACTCGCCAAGCAGGCCGATGCCCGACCGGTGGGCGATGACCACCGTGCTGGCGAGCACGCCGAAACAGTCAAGGCGTTCTCGGCCTTCTACCGGGCGAAAATCAAACTGCTGACCGGGTATCTGATCACCCTTGGCGCGCCCCCGGCCCTGGCCGCCGAATTCGCTCAGGACTGCATGCTGGAGTTGCTGAAGCGGTGGACCACCGTCCCCTACCCCCGGGCCTACGTCTACAAAATCGCAGGCCAGATGTGGGCCCGCAGGTTCGCGCGGGTGAGTCTGGAGGAGCCCGTCGAAGAATTGCCGGAGCCGACCAGTCTGGTACCACGCCCCGATGCCCTCGCCGAGTTCGAGACCCGGCACGACGTGGTGCGGGCCCTGCGTGAGCTCCCGCCCCGCCAGCGGCAGGTCCTGGCTCTGACCCTCCAGGAGTTCACCCCGACCGAGATCGCGGAGCAGCTGGATCTGGACCCGGCGACAGTGCGGGCCCACCTGTGGCGGGCCCGGCGAGCGGTGAGCGCACGCGTCGAGGGAAGTGGGGGCAAGCCGTGA